One genomic window of Panicum hallii strain FIL2 chromosome 6, PHallii_v3.1, whole genome shotgun sequence includes the following:
- the LOC112897581 gene encoding transcription factor GTE7-like has protein sequence MTSAVLAGRNEVHHPHPHHRHWGGARVPLVPKPSSNPNPRRHRAAPANPIPGGPPTPPRAVPAAPEPEPSSSGHVKFRPSEMTPAEARQLRARLAGELGRVRALLSRVDTWQDGQRRRRAAADPGPEQQQPPPRARCESPPPPPALVEAMQKRCAEILMRLRKSKNSVWFNSPVDVEGLKLHDYHAIIRSPMDLGTVKQNLAAGRYPSHEAFANDVRLTFNNAVRYNPPDHHVHRYAGSLLATFEGLYREAVSWFEQQRQPAVEPPMPLDLLPPPQQPVSVPVQAPPRMGAGRRPKPKARELNKRGMDEEEKQKLRVEVENLPEEKMVNVLQIVQKRNSDPALTGEVVELDFDELDTETLWELDRFVVNWRRALKKSQRNSVMNGDAAAVMNGDAIDVTVVPDEDDMVQVDANPPMMVETGDSETDMPEKRAAEPDMADEYVDIGDEMPTVNYQSVEIEKDAQVGSSSSGSGSGSSSSSDSDSDSDSDGDDARSPN, from the exons ATGACCTCCGCGGTGCTCGCCGGCCGGAATGAGGTCCACCACCCGCACCCGCACCACCGCCACTGGGGCGGCGCCCGCGTCCCCCTCGTGCCCAAGCCGTCGTCCAACCCTAACCCTAGGCGCCACCGCGCGGCCCCAGCGAATCCGATCCCCGGCGGCCCGCCAACGCCGCCACGGGCCGTCCCAGcggcgccggagccggagccttCATCCTCGGGGCACGTCAAGTTCAGGCCGTCGGAGATGACCCCCGCCGAGGCGCGTCAGCTCCGGGCGCGgctcgccggtgagctcggccgCGTCCGCGCGCTCCTCTCCCGCGTCGACACGTGGCAGGacggccagcgccgccgccgtgcggcCGCGGACCCTGGgccggagcagcagcagccgccacCGCGCGCGCGCTGCGAatcccctcccccgccgcctgcgCTGGTGGAGGCGATGCAGAAGCGGTGCGCCGAGATCCTGATGCGGCTGCGCAAGTCGAAGAACAGCGTGTGGTTCAACTCCCCCGTCGACGTCGAGGGCCTCAAGCTGCACGACTACCACGCCATCATCCGGAGCCCCATGGATCTCGGCACCGTCAAgcagaacctcgccgccggccggtaCCCCTCGCACGAGGCGTTTGCCAACGACGTCCGTCTCACCTTCAACAACGCGGTGCGGTACAACCCGCCCGACCACCACGTGCACAGGTACGCCGGCAGCCTCCTCGCCACGTTCGAGGGGCTGTACAGGGAGGCCGTCTCGTGGTTCGAGCAGCAGCGCCAGCCTGCTGTCGAGCCGCCAATGCCGCTGGATTtgttgccgccgccgcagcaacCGGTCTCTGTGCCAGTGCAGGCGCCCCCTAGGATGGGGGCTGGGAGGAGGCCCAAGCCCAAGGCGAGGGAGCTAAACAAGAGGGGGATGGAcgaggaggagaagcagaagcTGAGGGTGGAGGTCGAGAACCTGCCGGAGGAGAAGATGGTGAACGTGCTGCAGATTGTGCAGAAGAGGAATAGTGATCCGGCACTGACAGGCGAGGTTGTGGAGCTTGATTTCGACGAGCTGGATACTGAGACCCTGTGGGAGCTTGATCGATTCGTGGTCAACTGGAGGAGGGCGCTAAAGAAGAGCCAGCGGAATTCCGTGATGAATGGTGATGCTGCTGCTGTGATGAATGGGGACGCCATTGATGTGACTGTTGTTCCAGATGAGGATGACATGGTGCAGGTGGATGCCAACCCACCCATGATGGTTGAAACCGGAGATTCG GAGACTGACATGCCGGAGAAGAGAGCAGCGGAGCCGGACATGGCTGATGAGTATGTGGATATCGGCGATGAGATGCCGACGGTGAACTACCAGTCGGTGGAAATCGAGAAGGATGCCCAAGTGGGTAGCAGCTCAAGCGGGTCTGGAAGTGGCTCATCTTCATCCAGTG